The proteins below come from a single Bactrocera dorsalis isolate Fly_Bdor chromosome 5, ASM2337382v1, whole genome shotgun sequence genomic window:
- the LOC125778800 gene encoding uncharacterized protein LOC125778800 isoform X1, with amino-acid sequence MVKFGELRIQQLKKELEERNLPISGQKADLQARLREAMEADGINVDEFEFVGPETSTKVEEKVEEQRTSSSVDMNTLLVAIKQMAENVVQTENRLAQQMAENAVQTENRLAQQIAENAENAVQAENRLAQQITQIAENTSQLESRLTQQITENNTQLEKRLVQQITENNTQVQEKFSKFEDELSTIKNDEENLKAEVLQLSNRVRELQLHGPAPSTNNQILKAPTFDGSIPFQIFKLQFEKTATANNWNAADKVASLFVSLKGPAAEILQTIPDCERDNYEALMSAIERRYGSEHRKQIYQIELQNRGQKMNESLQEFATEIERLAHLANADAPVDYIERVKIQSFINGIRDVDTKRATYALPKRTFAETVSHALTQETASLLSKPAHKVQRVEMEQPALMEEILKTLKTIAAQRVNTTGRCFNCRKAGHFARNCKIKVNPSKWKQPTEHRKRIHHKNADALSHRPCPLEFKHRSKSEGKEGIIDVRSLNIEPEDDWTPHRIRISQLEDPDLAKLVMAKENGVRPPKEQISSESPTAKAYWAQWNSINLVNGYLHRTWESEDGKQSRLLIIVPKSMIPKVLKEYHNGPSGGHLGITKTIEKIKQRFYWIGCRDSIAEWISNCVECMAAKGPKAKSRGRLQQYNVGSPFERVAMDVAGPFPTSTAGNKYLLVVMDYFSKWPEVYALPNQEAKTVAEAFVENWITRFGVPVELHSDQGRNFESSIFQEVCTLLGIHKTRTTALHPQSDGMVERFNRTLEEHLRKIVDKDERNWDKCIQMFLLAYRSAKHETTGYTPAKIIFGSDLRLPADLKFGTNPTAVRNDGDYCSALKEEMNELHLMVRQHTHLMSNKMKDRFDQAANSKGFEEGDLVLLYNPLRKKGLSPKLQTAWEGPYMVMKRLNDVVYRIQRNGKARCKMKVVHLERLAPFGSRGFVPNRDD; translated from the coding sequence atggttaaattcggagaattgagaattcagcaattaaaaaaggaactggaggagcgtaatttgccgataagcgggcaaaaggcggatctgcaggcacgattacgtgaagcaatggaagcggatggaattaatgtggacgagttcgaatttgttgggccagaaacttctacaaaggtagaagagaaagtagaagaacaacgaacatcatcaagtgtagacatgaacacgttgttagtggctattaagcaaatggcagaaaatgtagtgcaaacagaaaatcgtctggcacagcaaatggcagaaaatgcagtgcaaacagaaaatcgtctggcacagcaaatagccgaaaatgcagaaaatgcagtgcaggcagaaaatcgtctggcacagcaaataacgcaaatagctgaaaatacatcacagttagagtctcgccttacacaacaaataactgaaaataatacgcagttagaaaagcgtttggtacaacagattacagaaaataatacacaagtgcaagagaaattttcaaaatttgaagacgaattaagcacaataaaaaatgacgaagaaaatttaaaagcagaagttcttcaattaagtaatcgtgtgcgagaactgcaactgcatggccctgcaccatcaacaaataatcaaatattgaaggcacccacattcgatggaagtattccatttcaaattttcaaacttcagtttgaaaagacagcaacggccaataactggaatgcagcggacaaagtggcgtccttgtttgtatcattgaaaggaccggcagcagaaatccttcagactattccagactgtgaacgggacaactatgaggcattgatgagtgcgatagaaagacgatatggtagtgagcaccggaaacaaatataccagatcgaactgcaaaataggggtcagaaaatgaacgagtcattgcaagagttcgcaactgaaatagaacgactggctcatttggcaaatgcagatgcacctgtggattacattgagagggtaaaaattcaaagcttcataaatggaattcgtgatgtggacaccaaacgcgccacatatgcattgccaaaaagaacgtttgctgaaacggtttcgcacgccctcacacaggaaacagcttctctactaagtaaaccagcacacaaagtacaaagggttgaaatggaacaaccggcgctgatggaagaaatattgaagactctgaagacaattgctgcacagcgagtaaatacaacaggcagatgtttcaactgtagaaaagcgggtcactttgcccgaaattgcaagataaaagtaaacccatcaaaatggaaacaaccaacagaacaccgaaagaggattcaccacaaaaatgcggatgcattatcacatcgcccttgtccactggaatttaaacatcgctccaaatcagaaggaaaagaaggtataatcgacgtgcgatcactgaatatagaacctgaagatgattggactcctcaccgcatcagaatcagtcagctggaggaccctgatcttgcaaaactggtaatggccaaagaaaatggggtacgaccaccaaaggaacaaataagtagcgagagtccaacggcaaaagcatattgggcccaatggaacagcataaacctcgttaatggataccttcatcgtacctgggaaagcgaagatggcaaacagtctcgtctgctgatcatagtaccgaagtccatgatcccgaaagtattgaaagaatatcacaatggacctagtggagggcaccttggaattacaaaaactatagagaagattaaacaacggttctactggatcggttgtcgagattccatagcagaatggataagtaattgcgtagagtgcatggcagctaaaggtcctaaagccaaaagtcgcggtaggctgcaacagtacaacgtgggatcaccatttgaacgagtcgcaatggatgttgcaggtccgttcccaaccagtacggccggaaacaaatatctactggttgtcatggactatttcagtaaatggccagaagtatatgccttaccaaaccaggaagcgaagaccgtagccgaagcgtttgtagaaaattggataacaaggttcggagtgcccgtcgaattacactcagatcaaggcaggaatttcgaatcttccattttccaagaagtctgtacattattgggcatccacaagacacggacaacagcgttacatccacaatcagatggaatggtggagagattcaaccgaacgctcgaagaacatctgcggaaaatcgttgataaagatgaacggaattgggacaagtgcatccagatgttcctgctggcgtatcgttcagcgaagcacgagacaactggttacacgccagcaaagattattttcggatctgatctgcgactccctgctgatcttaagtttggaacgaatcctacagctgtaagaaatgatggagattattgttctgccttaaaggaagaaatgaatgaattgcatctaatggtaagacagcatacgcatctgatgagcaataagatgaaggaccggttcgatcaagcggcaaattcaaaaggttttgaagaag
- the LOC125778800 gene encoding uncharacterized protein LOC125778800 isoform X3, producing the protein MVKFGELRIQQLKKELEERNLPISGQKADLQARLREAMEADGINVDEFEFVGPETSTKVEEKVEEQRTSSSVDMNTLLVAIKQMAENVVQTENRLAQQMAENAVQTENRLAQQIAENAENAVQAENRLAQQITQIAENTSQLESRLTQQITENNTQLEKRLVQQITENNTQVQEKFSKFEDELSTIKNDEENLKAEVLQLSNRVRELQLHGPAPSTNNQILKAPTFDGSIPFQIFKLQFEKTATANNWNAADKVASLFVSLKGPAAEILQTIPDCERDNYEALMSAIERRYGSEHRKQIYQIELQNRGQKMNESLQEFATEIERLAHLANADAPVDYIERVKIQSFINGIRDVDTKRATYALPKRTFAETVSHALTQETASLLSKPAHKVQRVEMEQPALMEEILKTLKTIAAQRVNTTGRCFNCRKAGHFARNCKIKVNPSKWKQPTEHRKRIHHKNADALSHRPCPLEFKHRSKSEGKEGIIDVRSLNIEPEDDWTPHRIRISQLEDPDLAKLVMAKENGVRPPKEQISSESPTAKAYWAQWNSINLVNGYLHRTWESEDGKQSRLLIIVPKSMIPKVLKEYHNGPSGGHLGITKTIEKIKQRFYWIGCRDSIAEWISNCVECMAAKGPKAKSRGRLQQYNVGSPFERVAMDVAGPFPTSTAGNKYLLVVMDYFSKWPEVYALPNQEAKTVAEAFVENWITRQEFRIFHFPRSLYIIGHPQDTDNSVTSTIRWNGGEIQPNARRTSAENR; encoded by the exons atggttaaattcggagaattgagaattcagcaattaaaaaaggaactggaggagcgtaatttgccgataagcgggcaaaaggcggatctgcaggcacgattacgtgaagcaatggaagcggatggaattaatgtggacgagttcgaatttgttgggccagaaacttctacaaaggtagaagagaaagtagaagaacaacgaacatcatcaagtgtagacatgaacacgttgttagtggctattaagcaaatggcagaaaatgtagtgcaaacagaaaatcgtctggcacagcaaatggcagaaaatgcagtgcaaacagaaaatcgtctggcacagcaaatagccgaaaatgcagaaaatgcagtgcaggcagaaaatcgtctggcacagcaaataacgcaaatagctgaaaatacatcacagttagagtctcgccttacacaacaaataactgaaaataatacgcagttagaaaagcgtttggtacaacagattacagaaaataatacacaagtgcaagagaaattttcaaaatttgaagacgaattaagcacaataaaaaatgacgaagaaaatttaaaagcagaagttcttcaattaagtaatcgtgtgcgagaactgcaactgcatggccctgcaccatcaacaaataatcaaatattgaaggcacccacattcgatggaagtattccatttcaaattttcaaacttcagtttgaaaagacagcaacggccaataactggaatgcagcggacaaagtggcgtccttgtttgtatcattgaaaggaccggcagcagaaatccttcagactattccagactgtgaacgggacaactatgaggcattgatgagtgcgatagaaagacgatatggtagtgagcaccggaaacaaatataccagatcgaactgcaaaataggggtcagaaaatgaacgagtcattgcaagagttcgcaactgaaatagaacgactggctcatttggcaaatgcagatgcacctgtggattacattgagagggtaaaaattcaaagcttcataaatggaattcgtgatgtggacaccaaacgcgccacatatgcattgccaaaaagaacgtttgctgaaacggtttcgcacgccctcacacaggaaacagcttctctactaagtaaaccagcacacaaagtacaaagggttgaaatggaacaaccggcgctgatggaagaaatattgaagactctgaagacaattgctgcacagcgagtaaatacaacaggcagatgtttcaactgtagaaaagcgggtcactttgcccgaaattgcaagataaaagtaaacccatcaaaatggaaacaaccaacagaacaccgaaagaggattcaccacaaaaatgcggatgcattatcacatcgcccttgtccactggaatttaaacatcgctccaaatcagaaggaaaagaaggtataatcgacgtgcgatcactgaatatagaacctgaagatgattggactcctcaccgcatcagaatcagtcagctggaggaccctgatcttgcaaaactggtaatggccaaagaaaatggggtacgaccaccaaaggaacaaataagtagcgagagtccaacggcaaaagcatattgggcccaatggaacagcataaacctcgttaatggataccttcatcgtacctgggaaagcgaagatggcaaacagtctcgtctgctgatcatagtaccgaagtccatgatcccgaaagtattgaaagaatatcacaatggacctagtggagggcaccttggaattacaaaaactatagagaagattaaacaacggttctactggatcggttgtcgagattccatagcagaatggataagtaattgcgtagagtgcatggcagctaaaggtcctaaagccaaaagtcgcggtaggctgcaacagtacaacgtgggatcaccatttgaacgagtcgcaatggatgttgcaggtccgttcccaaccagtacggccggaaacaaatatctactggttgtcatggactatttcagtaaatggccagaagtatatgccttaccaaaccaggaagcgaagaccgtagccgaagcgtttgtagaaaattggataacaag gcaggaatttcgaatcttccattttccaagaagtctgtacattattgggcatccacaagacacggacaacagcgttacatccacaatcagatggaatggtggagagattcaaccgaacgctcgaagaacatctgcggaaaatcgttga
- the LOC125778800 gene encoding uncharacterized protein LOC125778800 isoform X2 — MVKFGELRIQQLKKELEERNLPISGQKADLQARLREAMEADGINVDEFEFVGPETSTKVEEKVEEQRTSSSVDMNTLLVAIKQMAENVVQTENRLAQQMAENAVQTENRLAQQIAENAENAVQAENRLAQQITQIAENTSQLESRLTQQITENNTQLEKRLVQQITENNTQVQEKFSKFEDELSTIKNDEENLKAEVLQLSNRVRELQLHGPAPSTNNQILKAPTFDGSIPFQIFKLQFEKTATANNWNAADKVASLFVSLKGPAAEILQTIPDCERDNYEALMSAIERRYGSEHRKQIYQIELQNRGQKMNESLQEFATEIERLAHLANADAPVDYIERVKIQSFINGIRDVDTKRATYALPKRTFAETVSHALTQETASLLSKPAHKVQRVEMEQPALMEEILKTLKTIAAQRVNTTGRCFNCRKAGHFARNCKIKVNPSKWKQPTEHRKRIHHKNADALSHRPCPLEFKHRSKSEGKEGIIDVRSLNIEPEDDWTPHRIRISQLEDPDLAKLVMAKENGVRPPKEQISSESPTAKAYWAQWNSINLVNGYLHRTWESEDGKQSRLLIIVPKSMIPKVLKEYHNGPSGGHLGITKTIEKIKQRFYWIGCRDSIAEWISNCVECMAAKGPKAKSRGRLQQYNVGSPFERVAMDVAGPFPTSTAGNKYLLVVMDYFSKWPEVYALPNQEAKTVAEAFVENWITRQEFRIFHFPRSLYIIGHPQDTDNSVTSTIRWNGGEIQPNARRTSAENR; from the coding sequence atggttaaattcggagaattgagaattcagcaattaaaaaaggaactggaggagcgtaatttgccgataagcgggcaaaaggcggatctgcaggcacgattacgtgaagcaatggaagcggatggaattaatgtggacgagttcgaatttgttgggccagaaacttctacaaaggtagaagagaaagtagaagaacaacgaacatcatcaagtgtagacatgaacacgttgttagtggctattaagcaaatggcagaaaatgtagtgcaaacagaaaatcgtctggcacagcaaatggcagaaaatgcagtgcaaacagaaaatcgtctggcacagcaaatagccgaaaatgcagaaaatgcagtgcaggcagaaaatcgtctggcacagcaaataacgcaaatagctgaaaatacatcacagttagagtctcgccttacacaacaaataactgaaaataatacgcagttagaaaagcgtttggtacaacagattacagaaaataatacacaagtgcaagagaaattttcaaaatttgaagacgaattaagcacaataaaaaatgacgaagaaaatttaaaagcagaagttcttcaattaagtaatcgtgtgcgagaactgcaactgcatggccctgcaccatcaacaaataatcaaatattgaaggcacccacattcgatggaagtattccatttcaaattttcaaacttcagtttgaaaagacagcaacggccaataactggaatgcagcggacaaagtggcgtccttgtttgtatcattgaaaggaccggcagcagaaatccttcagactattccagactgtgaacgggacaactatgaggcattgatgagtgcgatagaaagacgatatggtagtgagcaccggaaacaaatataccagatcgaactgcaaaataggggtcagaaaatgaacgagtcattgcaagagttcgcaactgaaatagaacgactggctcatttggcaaatgcagatgcacctgtggattacattgagagggtaaaaattcaaagcttcataaatggaattcgtgatgtggacaccaaacgcgccacatatgcattgccaaaaagaacgtttgctgaaacggtttcgcacgccctcacacaggaaacagcttctctactaagtaaaccagcacacaaagtacaaagggttgaaatggaacaaccggcgctgatggaagaaatattgaagactctgaagacaattgctgcacagcgagtaaatacaacaggcagatgtttcaactgtagaaaagcgggtcactttgcccgaaattgcaagataaaagtaaacccatcaaaatggaaacaaccaacagaacaccgaaagaggattcaccacaaaaatgcggatgcattatcacatcgcccttgtccactggaatttaaacatcgctccaaatcagaaggaaaagaaggtataatcgacgtgcgatcactgaatatagaacctgaagatgattggactcctcaccgcatcagaatcagtcagctggaggaccctgatcttgcaaaactggtaatggccaaagaaaatggggtacgaccaccaaaggaacaaataagtagcgagagtccaacggcaaaagcatattgggcccaatggaacagcataaacctcgttaatggataccttcatcgtacctgggaaagcgaagatggcaaacagtctcgtctgctgatcatagtaccgaagtccatgatcccgaaagtattgaaagaatatcacaatggacctagtggagggcaccttggaattacaaaaactatagagaagattaaacaacggttctactggatcggttgtcgagattccatagcagaatggataagtaattgcgtagagtgcatggcagctaaaggtcctaaagccaaaagtcgcggtaggctgcaacagtacaacgtgggatcaccatttgaacgagtcgcaatggatgttgcaggtccgttcccaaccagtacggccggaaacaaatatctactggttgtcatggactatttcagtaaatggccagaagtatatgccttaccaaaccaggaagcgaagaccgtagccgaagcgtttgtagaaaattggataacaag